A portion of the Microlunatus phosphovorus NM-1 genome contains these proteins:
- a CDS encoding DNA polymerase III subunit gamma and tau yields the protein MTWSETAEGAGRWDAPDDADLPPDLPEFSQEEALFEGAEEGLEGADEGEPSAPDDQPPTARPTEATASSASAPPLALYRRYRPDTFSQVIGQEHVTEPLQRALANNRVNHAYLFSGPRGCGKTTSARILARALNCEQGPRPEPCGECRSCRDLARGGPGSIDVIEIDAASHGGVDDARDLRERAFFAPVASRYKIYIVDEAHMVTTQGFNALLKLVEEPPPHVKFVFATTEPEKVIGTIRSRTHHYPFRLVPPKVLGDYLAQLCEAEGIAVEPAVLPLVVRAGAGSVRDSLSVLDQLLGGADEHGVGYRQAAALLGYTPDSLLDEFVDAFAAGDAGGVFACVDKVIEVGQDPKRFAEDLLRRLRDLVIVAAVPDALTSGLVDVAADQAERLTSQAAGLGAGELTRAAEVIAKGLTDMRGTTAPRLHLELMCARVLLPGADVDGRGIHARLDRVEKRLGMTGAGDGPTPTGSGSAGPGPADVPAGGAPAEPGAAASGSAAARAALQPTRAVGAPAQSQDVQADSTPRPAAPPSQTSSSGPGGWGGLSDRTAAPVPTQPASAPPQVPATQVPATQPPGPRAPAAPPPTAGSPTAAPPAAGQSAGRQQLTVTDVRRLWPEVLEEVKGRRRFTWILLSQNAHVADVRDGVLVLAMAGIGPRDSFAKGGSENILRDALNDALGVDLRIETIVDPSVSSGGRGGPGPGSGSRVPVGSGSGAPGGSAAGGSFGSGSSEASDGSTPTASAAGSAALAPAWNPPAPSAAEPGPLSHSETAARDSGSDDDSQRGGPPGGVDPRWREQARQGIRPTRQGGVGASGEVEDLRDEAVSVYDSNIEDLEESHTELLARQLGAEIIGEEPHEV from the coding sequence ATGACGTGGTCTGAGACGGCCGAGGGCGCCGGCCGCTGGGATGCGCCCGATGACGCCGATCTGCCGCCGGATCTGCCGGAGTTCAGCCAGGAGGAGGCCCTGTTCGAAGGGGCCGAGGAGGGGCTCGAAGGGGCCGACGAGGGCGAGCCGTCCGCTCCGGATGATCAGCCTCCGACTGCCCGTCCCACCGAGGCGACCGCCTCCTCAGCGTCCGCACCGCCGCTGGCCCTCTATCGGCGCTATCGGCCGGATACCTTCAGCCAAGTCATCGGCCAGGAGCACGTCACCGAGCCGTTGCAGCGGGCGCTGGCCAACAACCGGGTCAATCATGCCTATCTGTTCTCCGGACCGCGTGGCTGCGGCAAGACCACCTCGGCCCGGATCCTCGCCAGGGCGCTGAACTGCGAGCAGGGACCGCGGCCGGAGCCGTGCGGGGAGTGCCGGTCTTGCCGGGATCTGGCGCGCGGTGGCCCGGGCAGCATCGACGTGATCGAGATCGACGCCGCCAGCCACGGTGGTGTCGACGACGCCCGGGATCTGCGGGAGCGGGCGTTCTTTGCGCCGGTGGCAAGCCGCTACAAGATCTACATCGTCGACGAGGCGCACATGGTGACCACGCAGGGCTTCAATGCCTTGCTGAAGCTGGTCGAGGAGCCGCCGCCGCATGTGAAGTTCGTCTTCGCGACGACCGAGCCGGAGAAGGTGATCGGCACCATCCGGTCGCGTACCCATCACTATCCGTTCCGGCTCGTGCCGCCGAAGGTGCTGGGCGACTACCTGGCGCAACTGTGCGAGGCCGAAGGCATCGCCGTGGAACCGGCAGTGCTGCCGTTGGTGGTCCGCGCCGGCGCGGGATCGGTACGCGACTCGTTGTCGGTGCTCGATCAGCTCCTGGGCGGGGCTGACGAGCACGGGGTTGGCTATCGGCAGGCAGCCGCGCTGCTCGGCTATACCCCGGATTCGTTGCTCGATGAGTTCGTGGACGCCTTCGCGGCCGGCGATGCAGGCGGTGTGTTCGCCTGCGTCGACAAGGTGATCGAGGTCGGTCAGGACCCCAAGCGGTTCGCGGAGGATCTGCTGAGGCGGCTGCGTGACCTGGTGATCGTCGCCGCGGTGCCGGATGCCTTGACGTCCGGACTGGTCGATGTCGCTGCTGACCAGGCCGAACGGCTCACGTCGCAGGCCGCGGGTCTGGGCGCTGGCGAGCTGACCCGGGCTGCTGAGGTGATCGCCAAGGGCTTGACGGATATGCGTGGCACGACCGCACCGCGGCTTCACCTGGAGCTGATGTGCGCCCGGGTCCTGCTGCCTGGCGCCGACGTTGATGGCCGTGGCATTCATGCTCGTCTCGATCGGGTCGAGAAGCGGCTCGGGATGACTGGGGCGGGCGACGGACCGACACCGACTGGCTCGGGATCAGCCGGCCCGGGACCGGCCGATGTTCCGGCAGGAGGCGCGCCGGCCGAGCCTGGGGCAGCGGCGTCAGGGTCGGCTGCCGCCCGCGCGGCGCTGCAGCCGACCAGAGCGGTAGGTGCCCCCGCGCAGTCACAGGACGTTCAGGCGGACAGCACGCCCCGCCCAGCCGCCCCGCCCAGCCAGACATCGAGTTCGGGGCCCGGTGGATGGGGCGGACTGTCCGACCGAACGGCAGCACCGGTCCCGACCCAGCCGGCGTCAGCTCCGCCCCAGGTGCCGGCAACCCAGGTGCCGGCAACCCAACCGCCCGGTCCTCGAGCGCCTGCCGCACCGCCGCCGACTGCCGGGTCGCCAACGGCAGCGCCGCCAGCCGCAGGCCAATCGGCCGGACGCCAGCAGCTCACGGTGACCGATGTCCGGCGGCTCTGGCCGGAGGTGCTGGAGGAGGTCAAGGGTCGGCGCAGATTCACCTGGATCTTGCTGAGCCAGAACGCGCACGTCGCCGATGTTCGCGACGGGGTGCTGGTGCTGGCGATGGCCGGCATCGGTCCGCGGGACAGCTTCGCCAAGGGCGGCAGCGAGAACATCTTGCGAGACGCCCTGAACGATGCTCTCGGGGTCGATCTGCGGATCGAGACGATCGTCGACCCGAGTGTTTCTTCCGGTGGCCGAGGAGGTCCTGGCCCAGGTAGTGGCTCCAGAGTCCCTGTCGGCAGTGGTTCTGGGGCCCCCGGCGGGTCGGCCGCCGGTGGCTCGTTCGGCAGCGGCTCGTCCGAGGCCAGCGATGGCTCGACACCGACCGCGAGTGCGGCAGGTTCAGCTGCGCTTGCCCCTGCTTGGAATCCCCCTGCGCCGAGCGCTGCAGAGCCGGGTCCCCTCAGTCATTCGGAGACTGCTGCTCGAGACAGCGGGAGCGATGACGACAGCCAGCGCGGTGGACCGCCGGGCGGGGTTGACCCACGATGGCGGGAACAGGCCCGGCAGGGCATCCGACCGACCCGACAAGGTGGGGTAGGAGCTTCCGGCGAGGTCGAGGACCTGCGCGATGAGGCGGTGTCGGTCTATGACTCCAACATCGAGGATCTCGAGGAGTCCCACACCGAGCTGCTCGCCCGGCAGCTCGGCGCGGAGATCATCGGAGAGGAGCCGCATGAGGTATGA
- a CDS encoding MFS transporter gives MPYESSDRSGKMVEEPRPDRWRILGVTLAVGFMALLDVTIVNVAIPSMQTGLQTDTATIQWVVSGYALAFGLTLVAGGRLGDVYGRRALMMIGLAGFIAGSAASGLGSDARLVIAARVVQGMAAGLLTPQSSGLIQQLFRGKERGIAFGYFGTTVGVASAIGPILGGALIALFGQSDGWRYIFGINVPIGLVALIFIWRWVPGRPSPADRSGAELGAKAERHIDVVGALLLGAAVFSLLLPVVESEEGLGPWLFLLLAVPVFLVAFVRWERRQQAAGRAPLLDLTLLRGTRGFANGVLIGTLYFTGFTGVLLVVTIFLQEGMGFTPLQAGLITTPFAVGTTVMSPIAGRLVSRVGRRLTVMAIAVMMSGLIVLWIALPSSVDQFRWWVVAAPLLLAGIGGGAVISPNQTLSLAAVPPRMGGAAGAVVQTGQRIGSALGAAVLVTAYQVGHAGGPIAGLEVTLAVSLAILLVALAAAYWDFRKGN, from the coding sequence GTGCCCTATGAGTCCTCCGATCGCTCCGGCAAGATGGTGGAAGAGCCACGCCCGGACCGCTGGCGGATCCTGGGTGTGACCCTGGCCGTCGGATTCATGGCACTGCTCGACGTGACCATCGTGAACGTCGCCATCCCCTCCATGCAGACCGGTCTGCAGACCGACACGGCGACGATTCAGTGGGTGGTGTCCGGCTACGCGCTTGCGTTCGGTCTCACCCTGGTTGCCGGCGGACGGCTGGGCGACGTGTACGGTCGCCGGGCGCTGATGATGATCGGTCTGGCCGGTTTCATTGCGGGGAGCGCAGCCTCAGGTCTGGGTTCGGACGCGCGGCTGGTGATCGCGGCTCGAGTCGTCCAAGGCATGGCGGCAGGCTTGCTGACTCCGCAGAGCAGTGGGCTGATCCAGCAACTGTTCCGGGGCAAGGAACGCGGGATCGCGTTCGGCTACTTCGGCACCACCGTTGGTGTGGCGAGTGCGATAGGTCCGATCCTGGGTGGCGCGTTGATCGCTCTGTTCGGCCAGAGCGACGGGTGGCGTTACATCTTCGGGATCAATGTGCCGATCGGGCTGGTCGCGCTGATCTTCATCTGGCGCTGGGTGCCCGGTCGTCCGAGTCCGGCAGATCGGTCTGGCGCCGAGCTGGGTGCCAAGGCGGAGCGCCACATCGACGTGGTCGGTGCGCTGCTGCTCGGCGCCGCAGTGTTCAGCCTGTTGCTGCCGGTGGTCGAGTCGGAGGAGGGGCTCGGACCCTGGCTGTTCCTGTTGCTCGCCGTGCCGGTGTTCCTGGTCGCGTTCGTCCGGTGGGAACGGCGGCAGCAGGCGGCGGGTCGGGCGCCGCTGCTGGACCTCACCCTGCTCCGGGGCACCCGCGGATTCGCCAACGGCGTGCTGATCGGGACGCTCTATTTCACCGGGTTCACCGGGGTGCTGCTGGTGGTGACGATCTTCCTACAGGAAGGGATGGGATTCACGCCGCTGCAGGCCGGGTTGATCACCACACCGTTTGCCGTCGGTACGACCGTGATGTCGCCGATCGCGGGCCGGCTGGTCTCCCGGGTGGGCCGTCGGCTGACCGTGATGGCGATCGCCGTCATGATGTCAGGCCTGATCGTGCTGTGGATCGCGCTGCCCTCCTCGGTGGACCAGTTCCGCTGGTGGGTGGTGGCCGCACCGCTGCTGCTGGCCGGGATCGGCGGCGGTGCGGTGATCTCGCCGAACCAGACCCTCTCGTTGGCCGCGGTGCCGCCGCGGATGGGTGGTGCCGCAGGTGCCGTGGTGCAGACCGGTCAGCGGATCGGCAGTGCCCTCGGTGCCGCGGTCTTGGTGACCGCCTATCAGGTGGGTCACGCCGGCGGCCCGATCGCCGGGCTCGAGGTCACCTTGGCGGTATCGCTCGCGATCCTGCTGGTCGCCCTCGCCGCCGCGTACTGGGACTTTCGCAAAGGCAACTGA
- a CDS encoding PQQ-dependent sugar dehydrogenase, which produces MVVTRRQLLYASAGLGLGALVGCSASTTDAPTGSTSPSSTPAPPETPTPSSSVSASASSPTPTPTASATGAPKPKLGDAIAENFDVPWGLIFLANGDALVSERNSAKIIRVTPTGKKTTLGTVSGVVPPSGIGEGGLLGIATAPGDEETLFVYYTSSSDNRVARISLRGGKVGKPKAVLTDIPTSTHHHGGRLLFDADGMLLISTGDAEQSSLAQDRDSLAGKILRIRPDGRAAPGNPYRNRTWSYGHRNIEGLAFDAGGRLWATEFGEKAADELNLIRKGGNYGWPKVEGESDDKAFVNPKLTWEPTSSCSPAGLAITRSTAFVGALQGRCLFAVPLDGTKAGKSKAYFADDLGRIRNAVAAPDGSLWITTSNTDGRIDPRRDDDKILRVSL; this is translated from the coding sequence ATGGTGGTGACCAGACGACAACTGCTGTACGCCTCCGCCGGCCTCGGTCTCGGCGCTCTCGTCGGCTGCAGCGCTTCCACGACCGATGCGCCAACCGGTTCGACGAGTCCGTCGAGCACCCCCGCCCCGCCCGAGACCCCGACGCCGAGCAGCTCGGTCAGCGCATCGGCGAGTTCACCGACCCCGACGCCGACCGCCTCCGCGACCGGAGCGCCGAAACCCAAACTCGGCGACGCCATCGCCGAGAACTTCGACGTCCCGTGGGGACTGATCTTCCTCGCCAACGGCGATGCCCTGGTCTCCGAGCGCAACAGCGCCAAGATCATCCGAGTGACACCCACAGGCAAGAAGACCACCCTCGGCACCGTCTCCGGCGTGGTCCCGCCGAGCGGTATCGGCGAGGGCGGTCTGCTCGGTATCGCCACTGCCCCGGGCGACGAGGAGACCCTGTTCGTCTACTACACCTCGTCCTCGGACAACCGGGTCGCCCGGATCAGTCTCCGCGGCGGCAAGGTCGGCAAACCCAAGGCCGTGCTGACCGACATCCCGACGAGCACCCATCACCACGGCGGCCGGCTGCTGTTCGACGCGGACGGCATGCTGCTGATCTCGACCGGCGATGCTGAGCAGTCCTCGCTCGCTCAAGACCGGGACTCGCTCGCCGGCAAGATCCTGCGCATCCGGCCCGACGGGCGCGCCGCACCGGGCAACCCGTACCGCAATCGCACCTGGTCGTACGGTCACCGCAACATCGAGGGCCTCGCCTTCGATGCCGGCGGTCGCTTGTGGGCGACCGAGTTCGGCGAGAAGGCCGCCGATGAGCTCAACCTGATACGCAAGGGCGGGAACTATGGCTGGCCCAAGGTCGAGGGTGAGTCCGACGACAAGGCCTTCGTGAATCCGAAGCTGACCTGGGAGCCCACCAGCAGCTGCTCTCCGGCCGGACTGGCGATCACCCGCTCCACGGCATTCGTCGGCGCTCTCCAAGGCAGGTGCCTGTTCGCCGTCCCGCTCGATGGGACCAAAGCAGGCAAGTCCAAGGCCTACTTCGCCGACGATCTCGGTCGGATCCGCAACGCCGTGGCTGCGCCCGACGGATCACTGTGGATCACCACCTCCAACACCGACGGGCGGATCGACCCCCGCCGGGACGACGACAAAATCCTGCGGGTATCGCTCTGA
- a CDS encoding DUF72 domain-containing protein, whose amino-acid sequence MTEVHIGISGWTYPPWRGDFYPPGLPHKRELGYAASRLGSIEVNGTFYGLLRPATFASWVPEVPSRFVFAVKGSRFITHLKKLGDVRTPLANFFASGVLALEEHLGPLLWQLPPNLGYDRERLAAFFELLPRTLGQAAVLAREHDHRISADRELLTTGHPRHPIRHALEVRHDSFRTPELAELLRAHEIALVLADNPGSWPVLDEATTDFRYVRLHGDTELYASGYSAAALDSWAARIAAWSGTGQDVYVYCDNDAKIHAPYDAMGLMERLGLSPSDDAPAMKT is encoded by the coding sequence ATGACTGAGGTGCACATCGGCATCTCCGGCTGGACCTACCCACCGTGGCGCGGGGACTTCTATCCGCCGGGGCTGCCGCACAAGCGTGAACTCGGCTATGCCGCCTCCCGACTCGGCTCGATCGAGGTCAACGGCACCTTCTACGGCCTGCTCCGGCCGGCTACCTTCGCCAGCTGGGTGCCCGAAGTGCCATCACGCTTCGTGTTCGCTGTCAAGGGCAGCCGGTTCATCACCCATCTCAAGAAGCTCGGCGACGTACGGACTCCGTTGGCCAACTTCTTCGCCTCGGGCGTGCTGGCTCTGGAGGAGCATCTCGGCCCGCTGTTGTGGCAACTGCCGCCCAATCTCGGCTATGACCGGGAGCGGCTCGCGGCATTCTTCGAGCTGTTGCCGCGCACTCTCGGCCAGGCGGCCGTGCTCGCTCGCGAGCACGATCACCGCATCTCCGCCGATCGGGAACTGCTCACCACGGGCCATCCACGACACCCGATCCGGCATGCGCTCGAGGTGCGCCACGACAGCTTCCGCACCCCCGAGCTGGCCGAACTGCTTCGTGCGCACGAGATCGCGCTCGTGCTGGCCGACAACCCGGGCAGCTGGCCCGTTCTGGACGAGGCGACCACCGACTTCCGTTACGTCCGCCTGCACGGCGACACGGAGCTGTACGCCAGCGGGTACTCGGCGGCGGCACTCGACAGCTGGGCTGCGCGGATCGCAGCATGGTCGGGCACGGGCCAAGACGTGTACGTCTACTGCGACAACGACGCGAAGATCCACGCGCCGTACGACGCCATGGGCCTCATGGAGCGCCTTGGGCTGTCGCCAAGCGACGACGCCCCGGCGATGAAGACATAG
- a CDS encoding phosphotransferase family protein, which produces MESITKNRQSLDTLRAMVSRAYGPDEVIPDGEDWVSELGHGWFNVAYRIRLRSGRESVLKIAPPPGVEVMTYEQGAMGIELASLRMIEEQTDVPVPHVDYADQSHELCDADYFFMPYIDGDNLGIVEATLEPAERVAYNESLGALNRKLNSVVGPWFGRLAGPPDPTWRTAFRRMIDDVLSDGERRSVDLGVSYDLVRELIAEAEPSLDAVTEPRFIEWDLWTSNVMIRDGEIVCIIDHERACYGDPLMEAGFTALDLPVFGDPAPFMRGYGWGPLTENEVTRRRLYSLYLILIMIIETDYRGHTDTVQYDWARERMAELLALFGRSR; this is translated from the coding sequence ATGGAGAGCATCACGAAGAACCGGCAGTCGCTGGACACCCTGCGAGCCATGGTCTCGCGGGCGTACGGGCCCGACGAAGTGATCCCGGACGGCGAGGACTGGGTCAGCGAGCTGGGACACGGTTGGTTCAACGTCGCCTACCGGATCCGACTGCGCAGTGGGCGCGAGTCCGTGCTCAAGATCGCTCCGCCCCCGGGGGTGGAGGTGATGACCTACGAGCAGGGCGCCATGGGGATCGAACTGGCATCGCTGCGGATGATCGAGGAGCAGACCGATGTGCCGGTGCCGCACGTCGACTACGCGGATCAGAGCCACGAGTTGTGCGACGCCGACTACTTCTTCATGCCCTACATCGACGGCGACAACCTCGGCATCGTCGAGGCCACGCTGGAGCCGGCTGAGCGGGTGGCCTACAACGAGTCGCTCGGTGCGCTGAACCGGAAGCTCAACTCCGTTGTCGGGCCGTGGTTCGGCCGGCTGGCAGGTCCACCGGATCCCACCTGGCGTACGGCGTTTCGGCGGATGATCGACGACGTCCTGTCCGACGGCGAACGCCGCTCGGTCGATCTGGGTGTCAGCTATGACCTGGTCCGTGAGTTGATCGCCGAGGCCGAGCCGAGCCTGGACGCGGTGACTGAGCCTCGGTTCATCGAGTGGGACCTGTGGACGAGCAACGTGATGATCCGCGACGGCGAGATCGTCTGCATCATCGACCACGAGCGTGCCTGCTACGGCGATCCGCTGATGGAGGCCGGTTTCACGGCACTGGATCTGCCCGTGTTCGGCGATCCGGCACCGTTCATGCGCGGGTACGGCTGGGGTCCTCTGACCGAGAACGAGGTCACTCGGCGCCGGCTGTATTCGCTCTACCTGATCTTGATCATGATCATCGAGACGGACTATCGCGGGCACACCGACACCGTCCAGTACGACTGGGCGCGAGAGCGGATGGCCGAGCTACTGGCGCTCTTCGGACGGTCGCGCTGA
- a CDS encoding MATE family efflux transporter gives MQRITEQAPRPATGDPARAARAAGNAFIMFWAVAVLTSVGGLLALEPLLTVFGTTEELRGMARDYAVIILAGAIFATGFSSLVRAEGRMRFSTLLWVVPVLVQITLDPLLIFGFGMGVRGAALGTVGGQASGSGWPPASWPLPWPR, from the coding sequence TTGCAGAGGATCACGGAGCAGGCGCCGAGGCCAGCCACCGGTGATCCGGCCCGAGCCGCCCGCGCCGCGGGCAACGCGTTCATCATGTTCTGGGCCGTCGCGGTGCTGACCTCCGTCGGTGGACTGCTGGCGCTGGAACCGCTGCTCACGGTGTTCGGGACGACCGAGGAACTGCGGGGCATGGCCCGCGACTATGCGGTGATCATCCTGGCCGGGGCGATCTTCGCCACCGGATTCTCCTCCCTGGTCCGGGCCGAGGGACGAATGCGGTTCTCCACCTTGCTGTGGGTGGTGCCGGTGCTGGTGCAGATCACCTTGGATCCGTTGCTGATCTTCGGTTTCGGGATGGGGGTACGCGGTGCCGCGCTCGGCACCGTTGGCGGTCAGGCGTCTGGCTCGGGCTGGCCGCCGGCGAGCTGGCCGCTGCCGTGGCCGCGCTGA
- a CDS encoding DUF433 domain-containing protein, with protein sequence MTNIYKTPILTARETARYLRMHESTLDRWLATDDPLVHSVTPERRGWPRVPFVGVIEAYVLRALRELRMPMRDIRAAAAIAREEFDDPYALARQRIATDGVAVFVRLADEQLVHASSGQLAIREVLEEHLRYIEWDSEGGAQRLRLKQFPEFADVIIDPRFGWGSPVLGRSKVRVTDLVELWRAGEPIAGVAEEYDLDVNIVEDVLRFAA encoded by the coding sequence GTGACCAACATCTACAAGACACCGATCCTGACCGCGCGCGAGACCGCTCGGTATCTCCGCATGCACGAAAGCACTCTTGACCGCTGGCTGGCCACGGATGACCCGCTGGTCCACAGCGTGACACCTGAGCGCCGCGGCTGGCCGCGAGTTCCCTTCGTTGGTGTCATCGAGGCCTACGTACTCCGCGCTCTCAGGGAACTACGAATGCCGATGCGGGACATCCGCGCAGCCGCCGCAATCGCGCGGGAAGAGTTCGACGACCCCTACGCGCTAGCGCGTCAGCGGATCGCTACGGATGGCGTTGCCGTCTTCGTCCGTCTCGCTGACGAGCAGCTGGTTCATGCGTCCAGCGGACAGCTAGCGATCCGAGAGGTGCTGGAAGAGCATCTCCGCTACATCGAGTGGGACTCCGAAGGCGGAGCACAGCGTCTTCGGCTCAAGCAGTTCCCTGAATTTGCCGACGTCATCATCGATCCGCGCTTCGGGTGGGGCTCGCCGGTACTCGGCAGATCGAAAGTCCGCGTGACGGATCTGGTCGAACTGTGGCGCGCGGGCGAGCCGATTGCCGGGGTCGCGGAAGAGTATGACCTCGACGTGAACATAGTTGAGGATGTCCTCCGGTTCGCCGCCTGA
- a CDS encoding TOTE conflict system archaeo-eukaryotic primase domain-containing protein, with product MSDSRANDQSARLTDLERRLALLRVENQRLRNLLKVSDGVEPPPDQPTLAPSDPGLVTNSSPPAAKLALYQRLFAARPDVYAKYWENPRKRTKGWYPVTRDPFRKGSLWDRRPLPLTAEVVADHLHKDTELFIGLYPLLADATCWWLAADFDGPQAMLDAHAYVKAAASLGVPCGLEISQSGRGAHAWTFFTAPVSAADARAMGTACLHRAMALRGSMPLTSYDRLFPNQDTVPVGASGVGSLIAAPLNGKRRIERRTTVFVDLATWEPWPDQWEYLSRLDRMTPRQVASVARKDRISVGPEVIRLEASPATAIQPRPPAHVRGTLAARLTILDKDLTPGLSAALRHAATIHNPGFYEAQRARRSTWQIPRFIQGFDVAVNGDLILPRGLLEQATALIAQSGGELTCEDERGQGNELAVSFLGRLDDRQTAAVDALLAHEDGILHAPTGSGKTVMACAVIAERAVSTLILINKTALAAQWRAQLRDLLGIKAGQLGGGRTKLRGQVDIMLLQTLARHDSAKVRELTKDYGQVIVDECHHLAAGSFEGVVSQIGAAWWLGLTATPERKDGLEQVTSWQLGPIRHVMKDTLPSESSLVTPYEGPRRELRIRETAYRCPVDLDPALPGAMTQLDGLLAVDVGRNQQIAADVAIALEQGRKCLVLSRRRDHLTTLAELLPDTEALIMRGGIGAKALAAIRGRIADTDPGDPLLVMTTVPYGGEGFDAPIIDTVFLVGPISFPGLLTQAVGRALRRHEGKTEVIVHDYVDADVPVLKAQFSRRRTAYRQMGFTATFS from the coding sequence ATGTCTGACTCCAGGGCCAATGACCAGTCGGCGCGGCTGACCGATCTCGAGCGGCGACTGGCTTTGCTCCGGGTCGAGAACCAGCGCCTGCGAAACCTGCTCAAGGTGAGCGATGGCGTCGAGCCGCCGCCGGACCAGCCCACCTTGGCACCCTCCGATCCCGGCTTGGTGACGAATTCCTCACCGCCCGCGGCGAAGCTCGCGCTGTACCAGCGGTTGTTCGCGGCACGCCCAGACGTCTACGCGAAGTACTGGGAGAACCCGAGGAAGCGAACCAAGGGCTGGTATCCGGTGACGCGGGATCCGTTTCGCAAAGGCTCACTGTGGGACCGGCGACCGCTCCCGCTGACCGCCGAGGTCGTGGCCGACCACCTGCACAAGGACACGGAGCTGTTCATCGGCCTGTATCCGTTGCTGGCGGATGCGACTTGCTGGTGGCTGGCCGCCGACTTCGACGGTCCGCAGGCGATGCTCGATGCCCATGCCTACGTGAAGGCTGCTGCCTCGTTGGGTGTGCCATGCGGGCTGGAGATCTCCCAGTCGGGTCGTGGGGCACACGCCTGGACCTTCTTCACCGCGCCGGTCTCAGCCGCGGACGCGAGAGCGATGGGCACTGCCTGCCTCCACCGCGCGATGGCGCTGCGCGGTTCCATGCCGCTGACCAGCTATGACCGGCTGTTCCCCAACCAAGACACGGTGCCGGTCGGGGCGTCCGGTGTCGGGAGCCTGATTGCGGCTCCATTGAACGGGAAGCGACGCATCGAGCGGCGTACGACCGTGTTCGTCGACCTTGCGACCTGGGAACCGTGGCCCGATCAATGGGAGTATCTGTCCCGACTGGACCGGATGACGCCACGCCAGGTTGCGTCGGTCGCTCGTAAGGACCGGATCAGTGTCGGCCCGGAAGTGATCAGGCTGGAGGCCTCGCCCGCGACCGCGATCCAGCCGCGGCCGCCCGCCCACGTACGCGGCACGCTGGCCGCAAGACTGACGATCCTGGACAAGGACCTGACGCCGGGATTGTCGGCGGCGCTCCGGCACGCGGCGACGATCCACAATCCGGGCTTTTATGAGGCGCAGCGCGCACGACGGTCGACCTGGCAGATCCCGAGGTTCATTCAGGGTTTCGATGTTGCGGTCAACGGGGACCTGATCTTGCCTCGTGGGCTGCTTGAACAGGCAACGGCCCTGATCGCGCAGTCGGGCGGTGAACTGACCTGCGAGGACGAACGCGGCCAAGGCAACGAACTGGCGGTGTCCTTCCTCGGGAGACTTGATGACCGGCAGACCGCGGCGGTGGACGCGCTGCTGGCTCACGAGGACGGGATCCTGCATGCGCCGACAGGCTCCGGAAAGACCGTGATGGCCTGTGCTGTCATCGCCGAGCGCGCCGTCAGCACGCTGATCTTGATCAACAAGACCGCGCTCGCCGCGCAATGGCGAGCGCAGCTCCGCGACCTGCTCGGCATCAAGGCCGGCCAGCTCGGAGGCGGACGGACCAAGCTCCGAGGGCAGGTCGACATCATGCTGCTGCAGACCTTGGCCCGCCATGACTCGGCCAAGGTCCGCGAGCTCACGAAGGACTACGGTCAGGTCATCGTCGACGAATGCCACCACCTTGCTGCCGGATCCTTTGAAGGCGTCGTATCCCAGATCGGCGCCGCCTGGTGGCTGGGTCTCACCGCGACACCCGAGCGCAAGGACGGTCTGGAGCAGGTCACCAGCTGGCAGCTCGGTCCGATCCGGCATGTCATGAAGGACACGCTGCCTAGCGAGTCCAGCCTGGTCACGCCGTACGAGGGACCGCGTCGCGAACTGCGCATCCGCGAGACCGCCTACCGCTGCCCAGTCGATCTGGACCCCGCTCTGCCTGGTGCCATGACTCAGCTGGACGGCTTGCTCGCCGTCGACGTCGGTCGCAACCAGCAGATCGCCGCCGATGTTGCGATCGCCCTCGAACAGGGACGTAAGTGTCTGGTGCTGTCCCGTCGGCGCGATCACCTCACCACGCTTGCCGAGCTGCTGCCGGACACGGAGGCCTTGATCATGCGTGGCGGCATCGGTGCCAAGGCGCTGGCTGCCATCCGCGGCCGCATCGCCGATACTGATCCCGGTGACCCGCTCCTGGTCATGACGACCGTCCCGTACGGAGGGGAGGGATTCGACGCGCCCATCATCGACACGGTCTTCCTGGTCGGCCCGATCTCCTTCCCAGGACTGCTCACACAGGCAGTCGGCCGGGCGCTACGCCGCCACGAAGGCAAGACCGAGGTCATCGTCCATGACTACGTGGATGCCGACGTCCCGGTCCTGAAGGCCCAGTTCTCCCGACGGCGAACTGCGTACCGACAGATGGGCTTCACGGCCACATTCTCTTGA